A genomic window from Salvia hispanica cultivar TCC Black 2014 chromosome 5, UniMelb_Shisp_WGS_1.0, whole genome shotgun sequence includes:
- the LOC125188263 gene encoding protochlorophyllide-dependent translocon component 52, chloroplastic-like, whose amino-acid sequence METLTASSFPSFHRQTITTRSPRNTLTKHIPITPSSRRIVPILRSNFKIFTAVSPAATSTDEEVESEKREEKFNWYEQWYPVWPVCDLDKRRPQAKKVMGIDLVVWWDRNENAWKVFDDSCPHRLAPLSEGRIDQWGRLQCVYHGWCFGGAGDCKFIPQAPRDGPPVHTSNKACVAAYPTCVQNGILWFWPNSDPQYKDILSTKKPHYIPELDDPSYTHSMHARDVAYGYEILIENLMDPAHFPYAHYGITHMAKVPESLKADREGGIPLEINVQRLDVNGYTSKRVSGENHFIAPSLYYLHFSPGGAQSTNNAPSDGKKEAQLLAFPVPPEKKAMLIFYCIPVSPGYSRMIFASPRNFAVWMERIIPRWMIHIGQNLIVDSDLYLLHVEERKLKDVGALNWQKACYVPTKSDALVVAFRRWLNKYGGAQVDWRNKYTGELPPTPPREQLFDKYLTHTASCSSCSVAYKSLNALEIALKVTSVAAVAAAAAAKQGAISMAARYSLASMAVLCFVASKWLSHFIHKTFIYHYYDHAFR is encoded by the exons ATGGAAACTCTAACAGCTTCATCTTTCCCCTCATTTCACCGCCAAACCATCACAACCCGAAGCCCCAGAAACACTCTGACAAAGCACATTCCGATCACCCCATCATCTCGCCGAATCGTGCCAATTTTGAGatcgaattttaaaattttcaccGCGGTTTCTCCCGCCGCCACTTCGACGGATGAAGAGGTGGAATCGGAGAAGAGGGAGGAGAAATTCAACTGGTACGAGCAGTGGTATCCGGTGTGGCCGGTGTGCGATCTGGATAAGAGGAGGCCGCAGGCGAAGAAGGTGATGGGGATTGATTTGGTGGTGTGGTGGGATCGGAACGAGAATGCGTGGAAGGTGTTCGACGATAGTTGCCCTCATCGGTTGGCGCCGCTTTCGGAGGGGAGGATCGATCAGTGGGGGAGGCTGCAGTGTGTTTACCACGGCTGGTGCTTTGGCGGCGCCGGCGACTGCAAATTCATCCCTCAGGCGCCGCGCGACGGCCCTCCG GTTCACACTTCCAATAAGGCGTGTGTAGCCGCTTATCCTACTTGCGTGCAAAACGGCATTCTTTGGTTCTGGCCGAATTCAGATCCGCAGTATAAGGATATACTTTCAACGAAGAAGCCACATTATATCCCGGAACTTGACGATCCATCATACACCCATTCGATGCATGCAAGGGACGTAGCCTATGG ATACGAAATCTTGATTGAAAATCTCATGGACCCTGCTCATTTTCCATATGCACATTATGGCATAACGCACATGGCGAAAGTGCCCGAGAG TTTGAAGGCCGACAGAGAAGGAGGCATACCTCTAGAAATAAATGTCCAGAGACTGGACGTAAATGGGTACACATCAAAGCGAGTGTCCGGAGAGAACCACTTCATAGCGCCTAGTCTGTACTACCTCCATTTCTCCCCAGGCGGAGCTCAAAGCACGAACAACGCGCCATCAGATGGGAAAAAAGAA GCTCAGCTGCTCGCATTCCCTGTCCCCCCGGAGAAAAAGGCTATGCTCATTTTCTACTGCATCCCAGTTAGTCCGGGCTATAGCAGGATGATCTTTGCGTCTCCTAGGAACTTTGCTGTCTGGATGGAGCGAATCATTCCACGTTGGATGATACACATTGGACAGAACTTGATTGTTGATTCGGATCTGTATCTTCTTCATGTGGAG GAAAGGAAGCTGAAAGATGTTGGGGCTCTCAATTGGCAAAAAGCGTGCTATGTTCCGACAAAGTCTGATGCCCTCGTTGTGGCATTCAGAAGGTGGCTAAACAAGTACGGCGGTGCACAGGTCGACTGGAGAAACAAATACACCGGAGAGCTTCCACCCACTCCTCCGCGAGAGCAGCTCTTTGACAA GTACTTGACTCACACGGCGAGCTGCAGCAGCTGCAGTGTCGCGTATAAAAGCCTCAACGCATTGGAGATCGCCCTTAAGGTTACCTCGGTTGCTGCAGTTGCGGCCGCAGCTGCAGCCAAACAGGGTGCAATATCCATGGCTGCAAGATATTCTTTGGCTTCAATGGCTGTGTTGTGCTTTGTGGCTTCAAAATGGCTCTCACATTTCATCCACAAAACTTTCATATACCATTATTATGATCATGCCTTCCGCTAA